The Candidatus Melainabacteria bacterium RIFOXYA2_FULL_32_9 genome window below encodes:
- a CDS encoding DNA-binding protein encodes MNKEELVQEVAKKAKVTQKEVADILSVFVDVVEKTVSKGKKVTLVGFGTFESRKRAERTGRNPQTGKEIKIPAKTVPTFTAGKKFKEMVNK; translated from the coding sequence ATGAATAAGGAAGAATTAGTACAAGAGGTCGCTAAAAAAGCTAAAGTTACACAAAAAGAAGTTGCTGATATCTTATCAGTATTTGTAGATGTTGTTGAAAAAACAGTTTCTAAAGGTAAAAAAGTAACTTTAGTAGGCTTCGGTACATTCGAATCCCGCAAACGTGCTGAAAGAACAGGTAGAAACCCACAAACAGGTAAAGAAATTAAAATACCTGCAAAAACAGTTCCTACCTTCACAGCAGGTAAAAAATTCAAAGAAATGGTTAACAAATAA